ATCTATGGTAATAGGTGGTATTATTCTTATCATTGCTCTAATCTCAGGAACATATTTTGTTGCTGGTGATGCTTTTAGCTTTGGTGAGGATTATATTAATGACCTTACGATGTTAGCTGCTGTTGCAATTATCACTATTAGTGTATTTGTTGTATTAAAGTATGTTAACCAAATGAAAAATGATACTGCTAGTGGTGAACTAGCAGAAGATAACTGGGATGGAATTGGTGAATATAAAAACCCTATCCCAACAGGTTGGGGATTAGCATTTATTGGTACTTTAGTTTGGTTGTTTTGGTACTGGACAATTGGTTACCCAACTAACGGATTCTCACAAATTGGTCAATGGAACCAAGAAGTGAATGAATATAACGCAAGATTCTCTTCTAAATGGGAAAACCCATCAGAAGAAACTTTAGTTGCAATGGGTGAATCTACATACCTAGTTCAATGTGCACCTTGTCA
The genomic region above belongs to Arcobacter sp. F155 and contains:
- a CDS encoding c-type cytochrome is translated as MKSMVIGGIILIIALISGTYFVAGDAFSFGEDYINDLTMLAAVAIITISVFVVLKYVNQMKNDTASGELAEDNWDGIGEYKNPIPTGWGLAFIGTLVWLFWYWTIGYPTNGFSQIGQWNQEVNEYNARFSSKWENPSEETLVAMGESTYLVQCAPCHGVDAEGINGKAHDLTNRIAKDQVEYVIKNGANNFTDAYPAGMPPMMLTDQADIDAVSSYVAGGFKGEQPAAYAVCASCHGIDGKGMAYVGPNILEYDNAIVATVLENGKKGNIGMMPSFKGRLNPTQEKAVAAYIRSLGE